The region CAATTCAAAATCTCTTTTGTaaagattaaataaaaattataatttattatacaaaaattttacaTATACTAcaatagttttatttttattattattattattattatatttaaaaatcgagaaaatatagaaaagaaaataagttcttcaaatttattgaagttgaaaaattcttatgaaaaattagattatTAAAGGAGGAAACACACATTAAAAAAGTTCGTAAAGTACTTATAATCAAAAATGGTAGAATAGTATTATATCTATTCCtcttgatatttattttttttttttttttttaaaaaatattttttgtcattattatttgttatttttatgattatgattatgattattattattattattatatggattcatttttttttatttgaaccGTTATGCAATGCAAAAGAAAAGGAAGTATATCTacataaaaacaaaaaacgTCTAATCTTGAGTTGttgttattttattttattttttcgtTTAACAAACTGAATTAACTGACGGTAATACACTTTCCATGATTGCACCTCTcaaatagaattttttgGGATTTTCACGTAAAGCTGTTAGCCCACCaatcatcaataatatcCCATCTGATTGAGCCATTGAACATGCAATATTAATCATTTTATGAGTAGTACATTCAGTTTCCACTCGAATATTACTTGTATCGGTAATTCGAagattctttattttttatagatATCACCACCATCTTCATCACTAATATCATCACTATCATCATTACTTATAACACTTTCATCACTACTATTGCTACTGTTACTGCTATCACTACTCATGCTATTACTTCTaactttctttttctttttcatttgatCTCCTTTATTGTCATGATCATTGGCAAATACAATACTATCAAGTAATACACCGTCTTGATAAACACCAGTAacaatattgaaaatattcagTTGGCCACTACCTAATGGAATACCATATCTTTTTTCGTCACCATATTGTTTACCATAGACATCTGTTTCCATAACTCCATCATATTGAAGTTCATAttcataattttcaaaattaatatttttatatagcATATCAATATCCTTAGGAATTAAGCCACCAACACATACGGCCATATGACCAATGCTTGCCATAGAATGACCAACTAATTTCACATCCAATGGTATCAttgattcttttttatttctaattctgTTGACATAATGTTTATCATTTAGATCACcaatttcctttttataCCCTTCTTTGGGATCTTTAATGGATGCAAATGTCTGGACTCTGTTCCATTTATGGTTATCAACATCATACCACCACATATCGCCTTTAATATCTAAATGATTCGAGCCCCcatgaataataaacatTCCTGCTAATCTATCATCCACGGGTGACCCgctattactattaatattaccTTTTTTAGTAAAatcatcaaaattattatatgatttaaaattgggTGATTTTAACatcatatttaaattaattttacttGGATTATTACATAAATTTTGCTTCTGTTCCATCATCGATAAGGTGCTTAATGTTGTCATTGATTGATATGAACTTGTTGGTGTATTGCTACTACTATGAGGTGGAGTATTATTAGCACTATTAGGAGTACTGGAGCGTTTATGAGATTTTGAAGTACTATTACGTTTCTGTTTAGAATGCTTTGAATGATGATGCCGATGATGATTATGATGACTAGTACTACGTCTACTGGTggtatttaaatttggacAATGATGGTTGTATAAAGGTCTTGTTGTACCGATGGCAGCCACTGATGCAGATTCCAATGAAAAATCAGATtctaatttagataatacTTCGGTCTCTATAGATCTACCGGGAGATATACCTTCATTAGGAACATAAAATGCACAAAATCCTCTTGCAGATGGCCAATCATTTTCACTTTCAATAATTGTAGGAGTTATACGAGAATCTGGAGTtgaatttggaatattttcagAATCAGTAATAGTTTGAGAATTTAAAGCTAGAGGAGTTGCAGTAGCATTTGTTGGGAATTCATAATAACCACGTTTACCTCTATTCAATATTGGTATTTCTATTCTCCAAAGATCATTCATAGCTTCATATCTATCTACATCTAATTGACAGTAACCaccaaatatataaatacaattgatggttgatttatttgaaattgatgCATTTTGTTTGATACTATTCCTTAGGTTTAAATTATAGTTGAAAATTTGTTGTTGATGTGAAAGTTGTTGAGGAGTCAATTGTGGGATAGATTGTTGCTGTGAGTTTGAAGATTTTTTAGATCTATCAGAATTATTAGTTGATGATGTTGTAGATGAATTTTTGGAAGAAGCTGAATTAGAACTTGTTAAGGAGAATGAAGAAGTAGTTGTGCTCACTTGATCGAAATGTGCAAAACTATTAGCACTGTTGCTAGTTTGTCCtgttgatttattattagaattagaattagaattaatagTATTGTTTgaatcttcatttttattacctACAGAGACTAAAACATGACCAAGTCTTGGGAATAATGTGGAATAATTGGAATACACGGGAGTAGCTGGGTTTGCCactaattcaatttttgaaaatttaaataacaTGGTATCTAAAATATAACCAttgttatttaaaatagaagaatgattaataatatatttccCCTGTGAATTAATGGTAGTTTCAGTTATAATTTCCATACCACcgtaaaagaaaatataacgAGGAGTTAATCTTGTACCTTTTAAACCTAATAAAGGAGGTGGGATTGTGCCTGTGACTTCTTGTCTCTTCACACTACAATAAGTAATTGATTTgacaaaaagaaaaggatTAGATACCATGCATGGgttattgataatttctGGTAAGAATGGAGGTGGTAGATTTTCTAATCCGTTAACAATGAAATCATCCAAATTAGGgatttcttcatcatatCTATGGAATGCCATTAGCCCACctaaaatgaaaatattatcatccATGGAAACAGTGCAATGATAAGATAAGGCTGGTAATTTCTCTTTACCAAACATGGATGGTATTGAAGTACCACCTGAAAATGAATCATATCTTTGTGGTATTACAGATGAAGCTTGATTAAAGATGGCAGTTGTCTTATCgctataataatttgattctGGTTCCTTAGCATCGATTAAGAATTGTCTAAAATTTCTACGAACTGTAGGTAACCACATTGTATGGCTCTTCAAAGATGCATCATCTAATAATGGAGTGGCAGCTAATAAATTGCCATAATAGCTAGAATATGTAGTTAGTGCCTTTGAAGTTAAGGCATCCACTTTACCCAAGTTATCTATATTTGACGTAGTAAAGTCATCTAAATAACTGGAacatttagaaaattcCAAACCATTATGGAGCTTTGCATCACAACttgataaagaagaatCCTTTGTGGTAGGGATCTGTTGATCAATCCCATTCCCATTAGAAGTTCTAGACGCTATAATATCTTCTGCTGAAAAAGGTTGTTGCGGTGTTGTAGTTTGGGTTGGATCTGAGACAAGTTTCGtatcataatattttttcaaccAATATTCAGTTtctaattgtaattttttcctAGTAGCAATGGAATAATGATTTGGGTCATCGAATacagaaaaataatttgtcATATAAGATGGAGGTGAAAACCCAGCTTTAATGATTGAATCATCTTCCGTAGTTTTTATAGAAGCCATTTTATTCTTCTCAATATCTTCCTGTTGCTTACGATCCAATCTATTCTGCCTAATCTGCAAGTCTAGGTTTAATAGATGAGTCTTTATTAGCTTCGAGTTTGGTGTATCTTTCTTAGATCTATAGAAATCGGTAGCACGACCGAGACtactgttattattataattataattattctgATTGGGTTGATTTTTAGTATTCTGCTTCTTATGATAATCTTCTGAATGTGCTAATcgatttaaaaaaagtcctttcatcattttttgCCAAAAGagtaaatttaattataagataaagaatttttaaactttttctttttttccgCTACGCCTATGTGAAATTCTCAATGAGATTCAACTTGAAactgatattttttattaggACTAAAAATGGTAGTTGTAAAACTTCCGTTTGTCTCCGGCAGTGATAGCGCCCTGTACAGAAGAAGAATGTGAACCAAAACGTGTCctgataaaattaaagatatatgGCCACGTAAACTCACAGAAGGTGTGACCAACGGCAGTTTAACACTTTCTcaatgtatatatatataaatatatatatatatatatatacatatgcTTATATGTGTTTCCGTAGATAGTACTGCGATTTACAGTAGCATACAGGCCATACTAGAGAAATCTTTGGTTCTCAAAACTACATTACATCTCAAGCATCACATTTATGTAAAATCCGAcgataatttatatatacgCATTCATGCTTTTAGTGTGTAGATATTAACATCTTCACTGTAATCACGCCGGGTTTCCATAAGGCACACCATCCAAGATCTTATATAATATCCATTATAGCGGGCATTGCCCTAAAACCTCTACTAATAAGGCCATTGGAATCGCAAGGTCAAGGAACCAAGACAATAAAATTAGTACAAATAATGGAAACAATGTAAAATtgtgaaagaaaaaagaaaatagttaaaaaaaaaatagaaaaagaaaaagaaaaatacatCTAATCGGAACAGATCTCACGTGGCAGGAACTTCCTCCAGAATTCCGGCCGTCGGTTGTCCTAGTCAGGGTCTGCGCGTTTTTTCTGTGGCCGGGTCAGGCACAGGGTTTCTGTGAGGTTGTCTGGGGAGATCGTGGCGAATCTCGGACAGATGTATCCGGATCTGGTAACTCCCTAGCTGGGAAAGATGAATATCCGATAAGGAAATAGATTTCCCAGTTTCACGTGCCTTTCGGGTATAGCCCGAAACTAAGCTCCGAGCCGTTTTAAAGTCAAcaagaatatattcttgtatatataaacgTATAAcgtatgtatatatatatatatatatgtaggaaaaaaaaaggtttGTGTAAAAAAAGGTTTTTATTATGGAATGTGTTTGAGGTACGTATAGGAAAAGGGTTTAATTTTACGTGAATATGTTTATGTGCGGTAAGACATGGGCATGTCCCCGGCAACGTGGTTGATTGTTATAGTTATGAATCATTCATCTCTAGGAACGACTTGCT is a window of Henningerozyma blattae CBS 6284 chromosome 5, complete genome DNA encoding:
- the TBLA0E00730 gene encoding uncharacterized protein (similar to Saccharomyces cerevisiae GPB2 (YAL056W) and GPB1 (YOR371C); ancestral locus Anc_7.9); protein product: MMKGLFLNRLAHSEDYHKKQNTKNQPNQNNYNYNNNSSLGRATDFYRSKKDTPNSKLIKTHLLNLDLQIRQNRLDRKQQEDIEKNKMASIKTTEDDSIIKAGFSPPSYMTNYFSVFDDPNHYSIATRKKLQLETEYWLKKYYDTKLVSDPTQTTTPQQPFSAEDIIASRTSNGNGIDQQIPTTKDSSLSSCDAKLHNGLEFSKCSSYLDDFTTSNIDNLGKVDALTSKALTTYSSYYGNLLAATPLLDDASLKSHTMWLPTVRRNFRQFLIDAKEPESNYYSDKTTAIFNQASSVIPQRYDSFSGGTSIPSMFGKEKLPALSYHCTVSMDDNIFILGGLMAFHRYDEEIPNLDDFIVNGLENLPPPFLPEIINNPCMVSNPFLFVKSITYCSVKRQEVTGTIPPPLLGLKGTRLTPRYIFFYGGMEIITETTINSQGKYIINHSSILNNNGYILDTMLFKFSKIELVANPATPVYSNYSTLFPRLGHVLVSVGNKNEDSNNTINSNSNSNNKSTGQTSNSANSFAHFDQVSTTTSSFSLTSSNSASSKNSSTTSSTNNSDRSKKSSNSQQQSIPQLTPQQLSHQQQIFNYNLNLRNSIKQNASISNKSTINCIYIFGGYCQLDVDRYEAMNDLWRIEIPILNRGKRGYYEFPTNATATPLALNSQTITDSENIPNSTPDSRITPTIIESENDWPSARGFCAFYVPNEGISPGRSIETEVLSKLESDFSLESASVAAIGTTRPLYNHHCPNLNTTSRRSTSHHNHHRHHHSKHSKQKRNSTSKSHKRSSTPNSANNTPPHSSSNTPTSSYQSMTTLSTLSMMEQKQNLCNNPSKINLNMMLKSPNFKSYNNFDDFTKKGNINSNSGSPVDDRLAGMFIIHGGSNHLDIKGDMWWYDVDNHKWNRVQTFASIKDPKEGYKKEIGDLNDKHYVNRIRNKKESMIPLDVKLVGHSMASIGHMAVCVGGLIPKDIDMLYKNINFENYEYELQYDGVMETDVYGKQYGDEKRYGIPLGSGQLNIFNIVTGVYQDGVLLDSIVFANDHDNKGDQMKKKKKVRSNSMSSDSSNSSNSSDESVISNDDSDDISDEDGGDIYKK